DNA sequence from the Acidobacteriota bacterium genome:
CCGCTTGCCGCTCGGGTCCTTCACGGCGTGGATCTGGATTCCGCTGTTGCCGTGGCCGGGAAAGCGGTAGCTTGCCTCCAGCTCGAAGTCCGTCAGCTCGACATCGTCGTAGACGAGATAGACGAGACGGTCCACGCTGCCCTCGCCGACGATCATGCCGTCTTCGACGGACCAGTCGGCGATGGAGTCGGCCGGCACCGCGTGCCAACGGTCCAGCGTTTCGCCGTCGAACATGGGGACGAAGCCCGCGTCCTCCTGCTCTTGCGCCGTCGCGGCCCACGCGGTGGCGGGTAGGAGGACAACCACGGCAATGACAACTCTCAACATCTTCTTCTTCACCTGTGCCAGGAGCTTGCGCGGCAGGAAACTGGGTGCGCCGGCGTCACCGCCGGCATCCGGCGCGAAAGCGCCGGCTTCTGGACCTCCTGCCACGCTAACTCCTCGTTCCCAGCGTCGTGACGTACTTGAAGAGGTCCAGGAGCTGGGCCTGTGACAGCAACGACGTCAGGCCGGTGGGCATCGGGCTTCCCGTCTCACGAACTTCCTCGATCTCTTC
Encoded proteins:
- a CDS encoding DUF1080 domain-containing protein yields the protein MAGGPEAGAFAPDAGGDAGAPSFLPRKLLAQVKKKMLRVVIAVVVLLPATAWAATAQEQEDAGFVPMFDGETLDRWHAVPADSIADWSVEDGMIVGEGSVDRLVYLVYDDVELTDFELEASYRFPGHGNSGIQIHAVKDPSGKRPFVGYHADLGHLGIGPHILGAWDFHFVAREEYACFRGTSLVIDPDGTTHTTEIEDAVRESDITRGGWNRVRVVARGRHYQFFINGKLASEFTDNSKEERLDKGAIGLQIHDAGMRVEFKDLLLKKTGSGK